In Candidatus Bathyarchaeota archaeon, the genomic stretch GTTTTTAAATGCTAATTGGTATATGGATTAGGGATTGTAAATGAGGAATGAGGCTTTTAGATGGCTTGAGGAAGCATTATGGGATCTAGACACTGCGAAAATACTTCATAAAGAGAGAAGATATAACGCTGCAGCATTCTATTCTCATCAAGCAGCTGAAAAAGCGTGTAAAGCATTGCTTTATAACGTTAATGAGGCTCCATGGGGGCATAGCATTAGAGAGCTTTTAGCAAGGTACTTCAATAGAATCGAGGAGAAACCTCTTGAAGAGCTTATGAAATGCGCAAGAGAGCTTGATAGGCATTATATTCCTTCAAGATATCCTAACGCTCTTCCCTCTGGAACCCCTCACGACGCATACGATGAAGAAATATCGCAAAGAGCTATCAAAGCGTCTGAAGAGGTTGTGAATTTTGCGAGAAAAATCCTTAGAGTATAAAAAGTTAATCGAAGCCGTTGAAAAGATTAAAAGCGAATACAAAGTGGTGGCAGTACTCATTTTTGGATCTAGAGCTCGCGGAGATTTTAAACCTTGGAGCGATTATGATCTGCTTGTGATAGCAGACTTCAAAGAGAGATATCTAGATAGAATTACCAATTTATTAGAGGTTATTAGCGATGTGGAGTTGAACATTGAGCTTCATCCATATACGCTAGATGAGGCTGTGGAAATGTTGAGAAAAGGCAATCCTATGTTAGTTGATGCGCTTTCTGAAGGCGTAATTCTTTACCAAAATGAGGATTTCAACATTCTTAGATCCACCTATAAGGAACTCGTTAAAAGAGGACTTAAAAAAACAAATACTACTGTAATAGTTCCATACCCTTAATTCAAGTCCTCAAGAGTAAAAATACCGCTATCCAATAAGTCTATTAAAAACCTATTTCTGGTGCAATGAAGCTTTGCAGTTCCATGTTTTTAACTAGTTTTTATTTCATATTTAAGGAGCTTAGAAAAAT encodes the following:
- a CDS encoding HEPN domain-containing protein, with amino-acid sequence MRNEAFRWLEEALWDLDTAKILHKERRYNAAAFYSHQAAEKACKALLYNVNEAPWGHSIRELLARYFNRIEEKPLEELMKCARELDRHYIPSRYPNALPSGTPHDAYDEEISQRAIKASEEVVNFARKILRV
- a CDS encoding nucleotidyltransferase domain-containing protein yields the protein MREKSLEYKKLIEAVEKIKSEYKVVAVLIFGSRARGDFKPWSDYDLLVIADFKERYLDRITNLLEVISDVELNIELHPYTLDEAVEMLRKGNPMLVDALSEGVILYQNEDFNILRSTYKELVKRGLKKTNTTVIVPYP